The DNA region TGGCCATGGtgcaaaaattgatttttctATCCATAGTAGAATCCATTTTTTGGGACATTATTTACCCAACTCTTGGTATGAAGTAATTAAACAGCAAAAATAGGacaataatgtatgttatgtaaatGTGCAAAGAATTATATAGTCTTTACAATTAATCTCAGATATATTATGGAAGCacaacaatcatttaaatagtgACAAATCCCATTACACATACATTATGTTCTTGGTTAttgagtaaaattttaattattgttgcaAAATTTTGTGTACATCTGCTATAGGCATACCATACCAGAAATGTTCTTATAATTTGTGCTTTTTATATCTGCCATATTATATCCAAGCTGGATATACCATAATTATAAGACGTTTTCTTGTATAACAGTGCCAGTAGAAGACAGTCTAGAGAGCACTTTGGATGTTAAACTAGAGCAGACAGCCGACGTGAAGGAGGAAGCTGAGGCAGATGTTGACGTGGAGGAATATGAGTCTGACTTCGCGCTTAGTGGTGAGTTTATACTCATTATTTTACAGAGGGTCGCAAGGCCTCTTCACTTTATCTGATCCGATATTGAaggaatatatatatatatattttaattttgatgtgTCTTTATTGCATCCTGGCAatctgttttatataaaaagaaaaaaaaaacattgtttgacCAAGCTATGTCAGCAAAATATCGTTAACAAGGTTCACAGTTATTAGGTACTTCACTTCTATGAACTATCTTTGTCAGTGGAATCTCTTGCATAAGTAAGGGATGTCCAACCTGCTATTggataatggcgtccacggccgaaagagatcaggcgcaggaccgacatttacgtgctctccgatgcacgggtgaatcaatcaccaacttccagactacaggctgctttgtgaaagttttaagaaaacccacaaagcgatttcggcccgacccgggaatcgcacccgagacctcgagcacagcagtcgcgcttgcgaccactagaccaacgaggcagtcaattggatatattttttctcgaagctttattatattttgcaataaaaagttTGTCAGTTTACATTTGAACTGAAAGAAACTTGCAGAGTGAATGATAATATCAGAgaatttaggtacttaaaacattatctatatattttaatgtcgtACTTTTCAGTTAGGTACTAAACTTATTCTCGGTTTAAAATAACTATATTCTTTCTAGATTACGTATCAGACACTACAGATAACTTGGTAGAGCGCGAGGCGGCTCTGCTCGGCAGGTTTGCgcgtgcgccgccgccgccgcttcCGACAAGACAACAACTGCCGGAAATATGTCCCGAATACTGTCGACAGCTTGATATGTTGCAGAGTAAGTTATAATAGTCATTAGTACACTCATTATTTATCACCCCCGATTGTGTTAAGGTTGTGGGACTAGTCAGTAGTACAGTCATAACATCTACCACCCTTAATTATGCTTGTATTGTTGTAGAGCTGTTTTAGGGTTCTGCCCCCAAAGCTAACTGACTCTATCTTGAACCCTGAGTTATACcgtgtatttctgttgccactataacaacaaatagtgaaaagtagaattaaatattttggggggctctcaTGCAGAAAACGCGTTTTTGTTTTTAGATAATGGTACGGAATCCTTGTTTATTCCGCCGGTTTATTTGATAACTTTTTAATATCTTAAAGATACTACTTTGGGGTACTAATAGCATCTGTCTAGACTTTTCCCAGAGAGCTCGTGGCTAAaacattaaaacttattttctcaCTTCCAGATATAAAAGTATTCCCAAAAACGATACTTAAACTGATAGAAGACCACGAAACCCGTCGCGTATCCAGCAGTCACCGTCGTTCCGTCATATCAGAGAAACTGGCTCACATTGTCAACGTAGGAACGATTCTAGAATGTTCGAACGCTACTCCGTTCAAAAGCAAGTCTCGTACCGGCTTCCCTTGTTTTTACTGCAGAAATATCTTCGAGAACATTGAAAAACTTCGCGAACACACAAATGCAcacaaaaaaacagaaataaaaaatgttttaaaaaattacgGCGCTGAATGCCTGGTTGTCTATGTCGATATTACAGATTTAGCATGTACTctatgtgataaaaaaatacagaatttaAACGAATTAAAATCTCATTTAACTAATGTACATAAAAAGGCTATGTATTTAGAGTTTACAGATAGAGTCATTCCTTTCAAGTTGTCTCAAAGTGGAGTGCACGAGTGTCAAATTTGTGGTTTTAATTTCGAAACTTTTGGCTCTATAGAACGGCATATGAATGTACATTTTAGGAACTATGTTTGCAAAGAGTGTGGGTCAGGATTTGTAACGAAATACAGACTTAAAGTACACACAAAAAGTATGCATATTGGTGGTAATTTTCCTTGTGAAGTTTGTGGAAAAATTTTCACGACGCGACAGAAACATAAGAACCATGTGAACACAGTCCATAAGCTAATGAAAAGGTTCAAATGTACGAAATGTCCGGAGCGTTTCGCGGAGTACTTTAGGCGGCAAAAACATTTGGCCCAAGTGCACGGAGTTGCTCCTTTAAGGTACAAATGTAATGTTTGCGATAGAAGTTTCGATCGCAGGTATACGTTGTCTAGACATATGAAGCGAGACCATTTAGAAGAGAGAGATTTTCAATGTGAAATGTGTTCTTATAAATGTTTTACTAACAACGAATTGAGAGTTCATATGGTTAAACATAATGGTGAGAGAATATATGAATGTTCTGTTTGTAAAAAGTCTTATGCGCGGAAGAAAACTTTGAAGGAACATTTGAGGATTCATAACAATGATCGTAGGTTCGCGTGCGCGGTTTGTGGACAGGCGTTTGTACAGAAATGTAGCTTGAAAGGACATTTGAAGACTCATCATCTAGAATTTAGTATACAATAAATCATTTGAGATATTttggtgtttttgttttttgaattgATCacttggtaaatatttttagaaaaaaatatttttgtgtctaTTTAAAACGATAGTGATTGTGATTATAacgaattcaataaaaaaacttatcacTTCGCCACTGAAGTAGAACACCTTTTCGTATGAACCATATCATCAAATTGAAAACAGTGCCATCTACCGGTGAGTAGCAGTACTTTTCAACTAACATTAGTCGATTCTCTTACAACGTTTAGTAAGTTTTAGTTTACGGCCTATTATGCACATCACTAGTTATCTGTCACTGACTGTcagtaaatattacattttcagAATTTCCGCATTGTTTACATTCTTCTCTCGCGATGTATTCGACGGAAAATAACTCAAATACAGAAAATACCGAGTGCTATACCGAATACGGTGTGTGCCGCTGTTGTATGGCTAAAGGTCAGCACAGAGATGTCTCCaaagaatattatttcaacAATTTAAGAGAAGTTTACAAAGATATTTTCAAGGAATGTTTCAATTTATccgtaagtatttatttaagaattagATTAACTTAGGAATTAAAAATTTAGCTATTTAACGCCTTACAAATGCCCTGTAAAGTTAATATTGGCTAACTTTGGACAAGTAAACTTCTCGACAATGTTTTTACGAACAAGGGTGCGTCCTGCGTGGGCGAAACAACGCGAAAGCGAAGCGATATGAAGCGAATTCAAGGAAGTACGCTTTGCTGCGCCGTATCGCACCGTACGTGTGTTTGGTCACGTAGGACATTCAAAAGAAATCGACTGTTATTTGTTTTCGCATCGCATCGCTTTCACATCCAGATCGCTCACATAGGACACACCGTAACAAGTCAAATAGCTAAGTAATGCAGAACTGCATATTGTGTACTTggatacttatatttttttctttttaactgCAATCTGTCTCCCTTCATAGTGTGATAGAAGAACATATTTAAACGAGCTCCCTGCTCATtcctacataaataataataaataaataatgttgtgacacctttttcacacacggtcggttagccccatggtaagttattaattaacttgtgttatgggtgctaacacaactgataaactacatatagctacatatatacatattgataaatacatattgtaacacccagaccacggccaacaagcatgctcatcacacacatgtcgaccgaaccgggaatcgaacccgggacctcaggttcggcaggccggcatggtgaccattgcgccatcgaggttgtCGCTATACTAATATCGCATATACTAAGGATATATTTTGGGTCATCTTTCTCTTCTTCTTTTCTTAGTCTTTGTTTACCAGATTGCACTGCTTTGTAAATGatctaaataaaaacacaaaaagttATATGAAATTTCAATCATACATACTCTTTTCTTAATCTTTCAGCTAAcaatacacaaaaacatatctTCACTGATATGCTGCCACTGCGTGAGACGTCTCCGAGAAGCCATCAGCTTCCGCATGATGGTGGTCAGCACGGAACAGCAGTTACTTAACAGTATAGTACATAAGACTGAAGATGTTAACAAAACTGAGTTTATTGATGGTAAGATAATTTTTAGCCGACTTTGAAAAAGGAGGGTGTCAGTTTGTACCTGTATGTACTCATGTGTTTGTACCTGTATGTATTATTTAccctattttattatatttttagcatAGTATTTGTTAGACTTAGGAGATAAAATGCCTTtcttacttacggccagtttcttcatcaaaagtaaaagtcaaagtaatgtctaaagtaaaagtaacggtcaaattcgtttttcaaggctaaagtgacagcaaaactaatagaaaaaatgaatttgaccgttacttttactttggacattattttgacttttactttggcttttacttttgatgaagaaactggctgttagtaatAGCGTAAGGTGTTAGTTTTCTAATGATGAGAAATTTTTCGAATCATTTCGGTAGTTGTCGCTTTTTACTAACCATCAACTTTGATCCACATCCTGTGAGATCAATTTTCCTCAGCCagctaaaaagtagcctattctGCACTTGGTTCATTACTTTTGGTgcatagacagacagacatttactttcttatttataacGTTAGTATTTATCAGTTCCAGGAAGAGAATTAACATCAGAAATAAAACTAGAATGCGAAATAGACACGGAAGTGTGTTATGGAGACTTCAGTACTCAAATACGCGTCGAAGAATTTGATGAAAATGAAGAACATTTTGAAAGTGGTGAGTGAGgcacttattttaaaaattagcctttgtaccacaaaaacttttaaacgtctgtcgaacacttgtctaaaaaaattacagattatgaagttgaaataaggtccattttgcagccatacttcttttagacaagtgtttcaacatatgtttaactttttgtagtaaggctgtaggTGTTTCCCGCgctctgcgggattgttcgcgcgagttaccgcggcgctggtacataaaaggcctacgacggaacacgatggattttagtctgacactccctcaccgctgctaacccgcagcgggaggggtcatcatcatcatcatcatcagcctatcgcagtccactgctggacataggcctctccaagtgcacgccactgagatcgattttcagcttctcgcatccagctcctgccagccgtcttgcgcaagtcatcactccaccgtgcctgaggacgtcctacactacgtttgccgaggcgtggtctccactctagaactcgtttaccccaacggttatcggttcttcggctattatggccagcccactgccacttcagcttgctgattcggtgggctatgtcgatgaccttggttctctgacggattacctcatttctgatgcgatccctcagagaaatgccgagcatagccctttccatagcccgctgagcgactttaaacttgtgaaccagccgtaccgacggcgggaggggtcatttgatgatttttgacgtcgttaaaaaaaggtgtTCCGGGCGCTTTTTCTCGCGTCCCATGggaattactgcccgtacccggataaaacatatcctatgttactcgggaagagtgtagcttatcaacagtgaaagaatttttcaaatagattcagtagtttcgatgTAGAtcagtcatcatctcccgagcatgtcattttcccaactatgttggggtcggcttccagtctaaccggatgcagctgagtaccagtgctttacaagaagcgactgcctatctgaccttcaacccagttacccgggcaacctgatacttATTCCTgaataagactggttgtcagacttactggcttctgactacccgtaacgactgccaaagatgttcaaataacagccgggacctacagtttatagtacgtccgaaacacggaagaattcGTTTCGACAGATTGTCACCCATCCGTAGACCAACCGCGCTGAGCGTTGCTTAACTTGGTTGTAAAATacttgtttaaatattattttttctacgtTTCAGATGCTGAAACTACAAGATTAATTGACGATGAGCATATTTTCGTAGAAGGTGAATCAGAGTTACTGGCTCGCTTTGCTGGTACTCTCAAACCGTTGCCTAAAAGAAGCGATTTGCTCAAAATATGTCCCGCTTTCGCTAAACATTTAAGCAATTTAAAAggtaacattatatttatttagtaacgAACTTACATACATAAAGTTTTACAGTCTATTTGAgtctatatattttgtttttctttctctAAGTAAAGtcttactagctgttccccgcagtttcatccgagggaactacttaccGCACTCGGGTAGAAAGTTGCCCACCTATGTCCTCTAGTCATGTCATATCTAGACTATCTGTggactaaattaaattattttatttattagtatttaaatcggtttagtacTGTAGAGACAGAGagagtataatcatcggcaaggatattgagccctgaccttcacctacgcagaagtgatttattggtttattgccttaagtgtacagtgcgcaaagcgatccccactcttccgccgagagctcattatccgtgccgataactatactatacattcgcattaataatattaatgaagaTTAAACcatgtaattatttttcagaCAAAATAGTGAAACCAAAGTCAATAGAGCGGTTTTTCCAAAAATCTATAAACGCGACCAAACGCCTTAAAAAACCTGACAAGAAAATTACTTCAGATAAAATAGCGCTCGCCTTAAACGCGACCGCTCTTTTCGAGAACAGTAACGCGACTGCCTTTAAGAGTAAAATGAGGAGTGGTTACCCCTGTTTTTATTGTAGACAAATATACCAATATGATACACTTAAAGAACATCAAAATATTCACCCAAAAAGCAGCATATATAAACTCCTTACTAAATACACAGCAGATGAATTAATAGTCTATGCGGATGTCACAGACTTAAAATGCACAATTTGcgaagaaaatatgaaaaatttaaATGTGTTAAAAACACATTTACAAGAGAAACATAATAAGAAAATTTATTTAGATTACCCGGACAGGGTTATACCGTTTAAGCTCAAAGAAATGGATCTTGAGTGCCAAATATGTGGGAGGCAGTTTGAAACTTTTGGAGCGGTCGAAAGACATATGAATATGCATTTTAGAAATTTTATCTGCGAAGAGTGTGGGGCTGGATTTATTACTAAACACAGATTATCTGTCCATgcttacaataaacataaatgTGATACAATTCAGTGtaatatatgtaaaaaaacatttggtTCCCAACTTAAGCACAAAATTCACTATGACACCGTTCacagattattaaaaaaatataaatgttcaaAGTGTGATGAGAAATTCATTGATTACTTTACGAGGCAAAGGCATTTAGTTGAAGTGCATAACGTAGAACCTATTTTGTATAAATGTAAAGTTTGTGATAGaggttttaatagaaaatttagTTTGACACTTCATGTCAAAAGGTGTCATTTGGCTCAAAAGGATTTTCAGTGTCAGTTTTGTagttaccagtgttttactaaTACTGAGTTAAAAGAGCATCATTTAAGACATGGTGGGGTCAAGCCGTTTGTGTGTAGTGTGTGTAAAAAGGCTTACAGCAGAAATAAAGCGTTGTTATTGCATATGAGGGTGCATAATAATGATCGGAGGTATATTTGCTCTGTCTGTGGGATAGCGTTTGTGCAAAAGGGTACGTTGGTCAGTCATATGCACACTCATGAAGCTGAAAGTGGTTCGTTAAGAGGATAATGTAGACAGAAATTATGTTTGAGGCAAAGTTTTCTTAAGGTGAAAACATGGTGTATGTTGAtagcacactgaagactaaacaatcggccgagagttaataatatcaaaaataatatcatattatgatgattagcaaaatatttcttaagaaaatcTGGATTCCAATCAATGTTTTCACTTTTCAGTTGGTCtggtaccggctaaatacctgatcattgtaatgtgcttactaccattcatcttcatacctactgatttatgagtccaagcaaactatcggccgactaaaagtttggaATGTGCGGGCCACTCTAAATGTACCGACTGtcatatatttgaaataaaacaacattttaaaacagaaagatgtatttattatttacatttaacgaACATTTCAAGGTTTATAGTAATACCTACTTTGGTTCAAGTCATACGAAAATTACTAATTACTAGTAACGTGAAtagtttaacataattttagttaaaattaacaatttattgAGACATTTACGGTGAGTTGGATCATTTAACTATGCCCGcagaaaacatctcgaggaaacctggactttatagTCTAAAATCACCACTTTGTgcaatcatcctccgagccttttcccaactatgttggagtcggcttccagtctaaccggatgcagctgagtaccagtgctttacaaggagcgactgccctatctgacctccttaacccagttacccgggcaacctaataccccttggttagactgatgtcagacttactggctagtggcttctgtctacccgtaacgactgcaaaggatgtttaatgacagccgtgTCAAtgtgcaagcgtggtgattaacgctcgattcttcttcgtgtgagaggaggccgcagcccagcagtgggacgataaaaaggctgatgatgatgacaaccGAACCATTGTCAGTagtcaaatcgccgatgtgagcaatgcgcggcaagtatacggctggttatggtttggttatcgttatagttaaatggtgcaactcaccgctAATGTATTAATGTCTTATATGGAACTTCAGCGCAGTTCTCGTAAAATAAATTTGCCGGTCTGAAGTTTGCTTGATGGCTTGCGTTTTGTTCATATATTTTGACTGTTATACAAGCACTTGTAGATAAATTCAgagcggcaaagttatttgaatacGCAACACAGATAATTAACATGTCTTTTAAAATTTACCAATTTATTGGTAATTCATAACGAATACATTCCTactttaaaactatttacaacttatttaagtataacatataaatacttacataccaCCATTTATCTATTTATAGACACAGACGGTTATAGTTattggcacgaatcttgagctctgacctacatctgcgcagaagtaatttattgggtcccttttgtggtatgaagtgaggcgcgggggcgggctaaagcggtgattggcccgcagtgcatcgcgtcatagccggcactcgggattggttctttgctaataaatcacttctgcgcagatgtaggtcagagcccaagattcgtgccgataactatataagaataaaaaacatCGACAAAATTGtatgatttcaaaaattatttcaggatcaaatattttatttttatttgtgatacTCCCAATTTGAACCTGCTTAATTATAAAGGTTACCTACGTTTTGAATGTCAGCTGTCGAACGCACTTGCAGTGACTGCATCAAATCGGTCgatatctgagggcgactgcacgtgctgctgccgcttcgatacaaaacggtttcatgtaaatacatacaaaccagggacccgattctgctaagttaataatgtcaaaattgtatcgcaatagcagttttaaccttagcgggcattctgctactaatataagaccaatcgtattccaacgacattcgattggtctgccatttggtctatacggtagtgtgctctacaatcatattgcaatcgaaaatcatttgcagacaatatgatttattattgaatcaaatcaaaatcggataaaatcgtttatttaaaagaagaaaaatagcggaatgccacatagatacgcttcaatcgtagtaattgagtcgtgattagatctcagtcggatgtcaatcgtatgtcgcttaagtgaAATTAGTAGAATTGCGCCCCTGGGGCACGATTCcgctatattttctttgaaataaacgttttcatccttttctgtcattcaataatgattcattttgtctgcaaatgatttacgattgca from Helicoverpa zea isolate HzStark_Cry1AcR chromosome 29, ilHelZeax1.1, whole genome shotgun sequence includes:
- the LOC124644298 gene encoding gastrula zinc finger protein XlCGF26.1-like, yielding MESSKTNASYGQCRCCLAKGHHRDIMKEYYINGIREVYFDIFMETFNLFLSTNSLLSTLICSTCIQRVRDATSFRMMVASTERQLLQAIAADDKDTVFVNVPVEDSLESTLDVKLEQTADVKEEAEADVDVEEYESDFALSDYVSDTTDNLVEREAALLGRFARAPPPPLPTRQQLPEICPEYCRQLDMLQNIKVFPKTILKLIEDHETRRVSSSHRRSVISEKLAHIVNVGTILECSNATPFKSKSRTGFPCFYCRNIFENIEKLREHTNAHKKTEIKNVLKNYGAECLVVYVDITDLACTLCDKKIQNLNELKSHLTNVHKKAMYLEFTDRVIPFKLSQSGVHECQICGFNFETFGSIERHMNVHFRNYVCKECGSGFVTKYRLKVHTKSMHIGGNFPCEVCGKIFTTRQKHKNHVNTVHKLMKRFKCTKCPERFAEYFRRQKHLAQVHGVAPLRYKCNVCDRSFDRRYTLSRHMKRDHLEERDFQCEMCSYKCFTNNELRVHMVKHNGERIYECSVCKKSYARKKTLKEHLRIHNNDRRFACAVCGQAFVQKCSLKGHLKTHHLEFSIQ
- the LOC124644297 gene encoding zinc finger protein 486-like, whose protein sequence is MYSTENNSNTENTECYTEYGVCRCCMAKGQHRDVSKEYYFNNLREVYKDIFKECFNLSLTIHKNISSLICCHCVRRLREAISFRMMVVSTEQQLLNSIVHKTEDVNKTEFIDVPGRELTSEIKLECEIDTEVCYGDFSTQIRVEEFDENEEHFESDAETTRLIDDEHIFVEGESELLARFAGTLKPLPKRSDLLKICPAFAKHLSNLKDKIVKPKSIERFFQKSINATKRLKKPDKKITSDKIALALNATALFENSNATAFKSKMRSGYPCFYCRQIYQYDTLKEHQNIHPKSSIYKLLTKYTADELIVYADVTDLKCTICEENMKNLNVLKTHLQEKHNKKIYLDYPDRVIPFKLKEMDLECQICGRQFETFGAVERHMNMHFRNFICEECGAGFITKHRLSVHAYNKHKCDTIQCNICKKTFGSQLKHKIHYDTVHRLLKKYKCSKCDEKFIDYFTRQRHLVEVHNVEPILYKCKVCDRGFNRKFSLTLHVKRCHLAQKDFQCQFCSYQCFTNTELKEHHLRHGGVKPFVCSVCKKAYSRNKALLLHMRVHNNDRRYICSVCGIAFVQKGTLVSHMHTHEAESGSLRG